In the genome of Hippoglossus hippoglossus isolate fHipHip1 chromosome 9, fHipHip1.pri, whole genome shotgun sequence, the window CGGCTCGCAGGTGTTGTTTACATCACGTGCAGGGAAGATGGCGTATTATTCGAGACTGAATTGTTTCAGTCATAACGTGCAGTGCAGATTTCATTCAACAGGGGGGACAGGATGGAAGCCCAGCGGTTGCTTCCTCTGCCTTCGAGGGACAACATCCcgaggtgagggagaagttgGTGGAGCAGCGAGGCCCCGGGAGGAAGCCGTCTGCGAAGCTGCCACCAGCGTTTGTTCGGCCTCGCGGAGCCTCCCCTTAGTCGAGAAGTAGTTGAAAACCTCTTCGTGGCTCAGAACCGATGAATTAAACGCTGCGGGCgcgcagctcctccaggatgtgGTGCACGCCGAGAGGCCCGCGGGAGCCACGGCGCAGACGCTGGACGTCCGATTAACACGTAGTGAATCTCGAAGGACCGAGCCCAAATTTCGGGAATAAAGCGAATTTCTTCATCGGAGGACTCACTCGCATTGAGAGAGACAAACGACCCACGGAGGAACAACGGTCACTTGGTCAACCGCTGAGACGCTGAAGTAACTGGTAGCCAtactgctgcagcagtgtgagcaaaggggatgatgggaaagtCCTCTCTggttaaatagaccacctgatgATGTATGTCACCTGATTGgcgcagcgcagctcgagttgcctgccagaactagctcgccggcgtcgccACATTTAATTTCTTGACTCATCAGTGTTAGCTGAGTTGagatctttttcatttttaatcacaGCTTTGTAAACGTCATTTGTTTTCCAATGAGCTTTGGCCTTGGTCCCAAAACCTCATTGGATGTAGGCAGCACGCactaatataaaaaatacatgtaaaaaaatctaaaactctGTTTGACTGAGCTGCAcactgctgccccccccccccatctccagCACCATGggcatcctcctcttcttctcgcCTCATGTGATTCTCACTCTCTTGTCAATACTCACCTCCAAGAGACCTTCATCTTATTTAAAACATCACCTGGATAATATAGTCCTTGTTggtgtttgtaaatgtgaataTAACTTTACACCTTTATTCAGAAGGAGAGGAACGGCAATTTTAGAAAATGGCTGAGTTCTCTTGACATTTGcaaaaattaaatatgataatttcattttttgtgaaCTACAGATGACCTGAAGAAgagtaagagaaagaaaacacaacatataaaatgatttgtttttatttgaacactGATCTTAGGACCCTGAAACCAGAGAAAACACGGCGCTGGGAGGGAGAACAAAACGTAAAAGAGTcagctgagagaaagaaaagctgagagagaaagacagacagaccatGTACCCTCTTTATTTCGGCCTCTGCCTCTATGACGACAGAAATGTTGGTGTGGGGTTTTAACACTGTATAAGAACATGGATCAGTGATGATTAGATAATACATCATGGCCCAGAATTTATCTTTATTACAAAAAAATTTGCCACAAGACTTGAGCTGAAGCCTCAGTTTCAATTTAGGCTCTTGATACAGGAAGTGGTGAATCTGTCTGGTTGGCATCAGTCTGGTTGAAGGACTCAATAATGTCCCTTTGGCGATTTGCTTTCATGATAAACACGTGTCTCTCCAGtttagatttcaaaataaaatcacctTGGCCTGTTTTAttgcagcagaagcagaaatCTCCCTCGTATCACCTCACATAGAATTGATTAACATGGTTGCAAATGCAAAATCCTTCACAGCGGGTGCTCATTAAATGTCAGACTTCTTCATTGTATCTTTGATCCAGCTGAGTTGTTTCACTGTGAGATACGAGTACACTCCTGGCTTGTCAATGCGGCCACACCCTCTTCCGAAAGAAGTGACTCCAACCAGCCCTCCGCTGCACATCAGTGGGCCTCCTGAATCCCCCTACAGAGAAAACCACAATCACTGACAGGCAGTCCAGACACTGACAGGAGGGACGGCAGTTAAATCcctgcaaacaaacattcacCGTTACTTACCCCACAGGTGTCAGCTCCATTTGTCCCGTCTGAACCGGCACATATCATGCCGCTGGTGATCTGGTAAATGCCTTTGTAATATTCAGCAGAATTGCACTTCTCTCTGTCGACCACAGTCACAGTGACGGACATCAAGACGTCGGACCCTGCATTAGCATCCTCGTTTGTTTGGCCCCATCCTGCCACCATGCAGCTGGTCCCAGCTGCCGGATCTTTGATGGCATCATCCAACTTAAGATACTTCACCGTCTTTGTTTCCTTCACAGGTTTGTCAAGCTGaattaagaaaagaacaaaatgtattaatgctGACTCTCTTCACATATATTGGTTGATTGTTCCATTTATTCATTAACATTGATGCTGTAATGTTATTTTACCTTGAGCAACATGAGGTCATTGACCATTGTAGCTGAATTATAGCCGGGATGTGGAAAATGCTTCGGATCCTTTCTGTCCTGCCTGGACTTGTCTTTTTTGGCCTTGATGGAGTGCACCCCCAGCAACACGGTCTTAACACTGCAAGAGCAAAAACACAGTATTGTTTTTGATTATAATTCACATAACTGCTCTGCACGCTGAGTGTttttagataagataagataagataatcctttctTAGTCCCTCAACAAGGACggcagcaaagaggacagtcaGAAATAGACACCAGTGAAGTGATGATAAGTAAACATGCGATACTTGTAAGTGCAAGGAAACACAAATGAACTagaatgtaaacagaatatatacagtgggAGAGTATATGCCTCATTAGATTTATCGTATTACAGTGATCATGTGCGTCCAGTATGATAAAGTAACTGTGATT includes:
- the LOC117767366 gene encoding granzyme K-like, whose amino-acid sequence is MSCLGAFTGLLSCMVLLIVHSSDGSEIINGKEVKPHSLPYMALLETTRPECGGILIHKSWVLTAAHCKDVKTVLLGVHSIKAKKDKSRQDRKDPKHFPHPGYNSATMVNDLMLLKLDKPVKETKTVKYLKLDDAIKDPAAGTSCMVAGWGQTNEDANAGSDVLMSVTVTVVDREKCNSAEYYKGIYQITSGMICAGSDGTNGADTCGGDSGGPLMCSGGLVGVTSFGRGCGRIDKPGVYSYLTVKQLSWIKDTMKKSDI